The following are from one region of the Meriones unguiculatus strain TT.TT164.6M chromosome 13 unlocalized genomic scaffold, Bangor_MerUng_6.1 Chr13_unordered_Scaffold_33, whole genome shotgun sequence genome:
- the LOC132650828 gene encoding zinc finger protein ZFP2-like: RTHTGEKPYECNQCGKAFAENSTLLSHERTHTGEKSYECNQCGKAFAENSHLIRHKRTHTGEKPYECNECSKAFAENSTLLSHKRTHTGEKPYECNECGKAFAENSTLLSHKRTHTGEKPYECNQCGKAFAQNSHLISHKRTHTGEKPYECNECGKAFAENSTLLSHKRTHTKEKPYECNQYGKAFAQNSTLLSHKRTHTKEKPYECNQCGKAFAENSHLIRHKRTHTGKKPYEY, encoded by the coding sequence agaacacacactggagagaaaccttatgaatgtaaccagtgtggtaaagcctttgcagaaaacagtactctcttaagccatgaaagaacacacactggagagaaatcttatgaatgtaaccagtgtggtaaagcctttgcagaaaacagtcatctcataagacataaaagaacacatactggagagaaaccttatgaatgtaatgagtgtagcaaagcctttgcagaaaacagtactctcttaagccataaaagaacacacactggagagaaaccttatgaatgtaatgagtgtggcaaagcctttgcagaaaacagtactctcttaagccataaaagaacacacactggagagaaaccttatgaatgtaaccagtgtggtaaagcctttgcacaaaacagtcatctcataagccataaaagaacgcacactggagagaaaccttatgaatgtaatgagtgtggcaaagcctttgcagaaaacagtactctcttaagccataaaagaacacacaccaaagagaaaccttatgaatgtaaccagtatggtaaagcctttgcacaaaacagtactctcttaagccataaaagaacacacaccaaagagaaaccttatgaatgtaaccagtgtggtaaagcctttgcagaaaacagtcatctcataagacataaaagaacacatactggaaagaaaccttatgaatat